TGGTTTTCCTTCTTGATCAACGAATGTATCAAGCCATATCAAGCCGCTCTTACCGGAGTCCCCTTTGCCGTGCGGGGGCTGAACTTCACAGGTGAGGCACCGCGCTATGCAAGGAACGAGAGTGTTGAGCGCTATCTAGATGGGAATCTCGATGTCTACCGAGACCGTGTCGCACAATGCGCAGTACATCTGAATACCCTTACGAATGGTTTGGTCGCACGGCGGCTTGAACGCTGCCATTCTCATGTCTTCCTGGACGAAGTGCAGGACTGCGCAGGCTACGACATGGAAGTGCTGGACCTACTCTTTGGTACGTCCATCAATGTCGTGGTTGTTGGCGACCCGCGACAAGCCATCATCACTACCAATCACGGCCCACTCAACAAGAAGTACCGTGGGCATGGACTCTGGGACTGGGTCAAAGAGCGCTCCAGCCTCATCGCTCTTGAGGAGCGCAACACGAACTATCGTTGCCACGCGGAGATTTGCACGCTTGCCAATAGCGTGTTCCCGGTCTTGCCAGCCGCCACTTCTGGACTCGCCACTTCTTCAGGGCACGACGGGGTATTCTTCGTCTCCAACAAGGACCTCGAATGGTATCTTGCCACGTATCCACCAGATATCGCATTGCGGCAGACGAAGGCGACAGAAACCCATGACCTTCCTGCAATGAACATCGGGGTTGCAAAGGGGGATACCTTCAACCGCGTTCTCGTCTTTCCGACCAAACCCATGAGAGACTTTCTCCTGAGCCGAGACCCCGGGCCCCTTCGCTCACCGGAGCATCTTTACGTTGCGGTGACACGGGCGCGCTACAGCGTCACCTTTGTCGTGCCGGAGGATGAGTGCTCAGCCTACACCAGTGCAGGGCCCGGAACGTGGGCTCGGCCGGAGGATGCCGCCTAACCAGCGTTTGCTGCGGTGTGCCCCCCATGTGCCTCGCTGGAGAAGCGCGGGGCCGGGCCTGTCCACCTCTCTATCATTGGGAGTCGTCGTGCCACAGATGACAGATCCGATGGATGCATTTCGCACCCTCCAACCGGCAATCGACAGCGGTGACGTCCAGTTGGAGCCGTGTGAGATCTTTGACCACCTCAAGGTCATCGTAGACCACCCTATGGGGGAATTGCGCCTAACGTATGTATCAATGTCTGGCGGGCAGGCCGCTGGGATCGTCCAGTTCGTAAAGGCAGACCCTTTCAACAACTTGCCCTGCTTCAGTATCGGATACGCTGTCCATGAGTCACTTCGCAAGCAAGGGTTGGCCACACGCATTGTTGCAGACGCTCTTGCTGAATTGGAGAATGGGCTTCGCGGCACGTCATTGAAGAGGTATTACGTTGAGGCCGTTGTTTCTACCTCCAACGAGGCCTCAAAGCGGATAGCCAGCCGCTTCATTTCAGATGCCCCTGTCAGTATCACCGACGAGTTCTCGGGAGAGCCGGCACTTCAGTACATGAGACTGTTCCCTCGTTCGGGGTGAGCGGTAGAAGCAGCCGCGCTTGCTGCTGCCGAGGCCAAGACGGCTCGGCCGCCGCGATGTATGCTTTATCTGAGGAATGCGGTGGCCTCATCTGGCCTCGCAGCAGAAGCGCAGATCGTTAGGCCGATTTGGCGGAGGAACCCTTGGACGTGTTTGAGCAGGCGTTACGCCTGCAGGATATGGCTGTCCGAATCGGAATGGCAGTTTGGCATTGCCAGGAACTCGAAACGGCGTTGTCCACATATCTCGTAGTTTGTGTCCAGCCGAAACCGGGAATTGGAATGACGAAGGGATCTGCCCTCACCGCTAACGCCGAGAGTAAGCCGATGGGCGTACTCTTGAAGGAGCTCAATAAGGCTGGAGTAGTGCCGCACGCTCGTGCAGTCAGGCTCAACGCCGCTCTTGAAGAGCGAAACTGGATGG
This region of Gemmatimonadales bacterium genomic DNA includes:
- a CDS encoding UvrD-helicase domain-containing protein, which encodes MPERKAILATAGAGKTTEVIQRALGATGGRVVLLTFTAENQRRLDTHLRAAAGALPPQIRVMGWFSFLINECIKPYQAALTGVPFAVRGLNFTGEAPRYARNESVERYLDGNLDVYRDRVAQCAVHLNTLTNGLVARRLERCHSHVFLDEVQDCAGYDMEVLDLLFGTSINVVVVGDPRQAIITTNHGPLNKKYRGHGLWDWVKERSSLIALEERNTNYRCHAEICTLANSVFPVLPAATSGLATSSGHDGVFFVSNKDLEWYLATYPPDIALRQTKATETHDLPAMNIGVAKGDTFNRVLVFPTKPMRDFLLSRDPGPLRSPEHLYVAVTRARYSVTFVVPEDECSAYTSAGPGTWARPEDAA
- a CDS encoding GNAT family protein, which codes for MTDPMDAFRTLQPAIDSGDVQLEPCEIFDHLKVIVDHPMGELRLTYVSMSGGQAAGIVQFVKADPFNNLPCFSIGYAVHESLRKQGLATRIVADALAELENGLRGTSLKRYYVEAVVSTSNEASKRIASRFISDAPVSITDEFSGEPALQYMRLFPRSG